Proteins from a genomic interval of Lolium perenne isolate Kyuss_39 chromosome 1, Kyuss_2.0, whole genome shotgun sequence:
- the LOC127297109 gene encoding transcription factor WRKY45-1-like, which yields MSSMAPPPPFAQVVDDLIKGQQFAAQLQDLLRASPKAGLIVDQILHTFSRAIHAAEAAATSAGEWSSDVQSEVTDGGSAGGKRKSAAGGGDRRACRRKTQQSSVVTKTLKSLDDGLSWRKYGQKDIQNCKHPKAYFRCTHKYDQLCAAQRQVQLCDDDSGTFKVTYIGVHTCQDPAAVAPHVHHQTSTSDALHAGFHLISFAPNAVATPASTTSTMTTSTTNYQLTAGPSIGSGPQSLKLEGGDHEEVLSSNTPGCSTMRSTGAGAATAPTWPADQGDVTSALQYDGDVHLADHFFDDDYSMYSYLIDDLPPYHY from the exons ATGTCCTCCATGGCGCCGCCCCCGCCGTTCGCGCAGGTGGTGGACGACCTGATCAAGGGGCAGCAGTTCGCGGCGCAGCTGCAGGATCTCCTTCGGGCCTCGCCCAAGGCCGGACTCATCGTCGACCAGATCCTCCACACCTTCTCCCGTGCCATCCACGCCGCCGAGGCCGCCGCCACCAGTGCCGGCGAGTGGTCGTCCGACGTGCAGAGCGAGGTCACTGACGGCGGAAGTGCCGGCGGGAAGAGGAAGTCCGCCGCAGGAGGAGGGGACCGCAGGGCTTGCCGGAGAAA GACCCAGCAATCCTCCGTTGTCACCAAAACCTTGAAGAGCTTGGACGACGGGCTCTCATGGCGCAAGTACGGCCAGAAGGACATACAGAACTGCAAGCACCCAAA GGCCTACTTCCGGTGCACGCACAAGTACGACCAGCTCTGCGCGGCGCAGCGCCAGGTGCAGCTCTGCGATGACGATTCGGGCACGTTCAAGGTCACCTACATCGGCGTCCACACCTGCCAGGACCCCGCCGCCGTCGCGCCGCACGTACACCACCAGACGAGCACCTCCGATGCCCTTCACGCCGGCTTCCACCTCATCAGCTTCGCCCCCAACGCCGtcgccacccccgcctccaccaccaGCACCATGACCACCAGCACCACCAACTACCAGCTTACGGCCGGCCCATCGATCGGGTCCGGCCCGCAGAGCCTCAAGCTGGAGGGCGGCGACCACGAGGAGGTGCTCAGCAGCAACACCCCTGGGTGCTCTACCATGCGCAGCACCGGCGCCGGGGCGGCCACGGCGCCAACTTGGCCGGCGGACCAGGGCGACGTGACCTCCGCACTGCAGTACGATGGCGACGTCCACTTGGCAGATCACTTCTTTGACGATGATTATAGCATGTACTCGTATCTTATTGACGACCTACCACCGTACCATTATTAA